Within Sediminispirochaeta bajacaliforniensis DSM 16054, the genomic segment TTTAACCTGCGGCAGGATAAGGTCCTTGTCCTGTCCGAACGAGTCAGACGGTTTCAAATTCAGTTTCTTCGCGAGTATCTTGAACGCAAGGACGAGCTTGATTGGAATCGATGGCATCGTGATGTCGAGAATCGAAAGGATGAGGTGAAGAAAGGGATCCGTGCCGGTCTCGGCAAGCTGAAGCCTGAGGATGAGGAAGAGGTCGACCGGCTGATAGAGTCGGGCTGGAATGAAATCTTTTCTGTTATTGATCGTCACATCGCCGATCGTGCACCGGCATTGCCCGGAAAGGTCGATATCAGCAATCTGGAAGCGGTTGTAGGTAAGATTCTTGAATTGGGGGCTGCCTCGGGTCGGATCGACTCTGCCGCTTTGGCTCCCTCTGGAGCGCCCAAGCGTGCCGCAGAGAGGGGAACCGCAGGAGAGGCGGCCTCGTCTCGCTCCTCTGCTCCTGTGTCCCATACTGCTGATAGCGACGGCCTGGCTGCCGAACCTGAGGATGCAGGTGTGGAGGCTCCCGATGAGGTCGAGGAACTCGCCGAACTCGAGGAGCCGGAAGCCCTCGAGGAAGCAGAAGAGCTCGAAGAGGTCGGGGAACTTGAGGCAGCCGAGGAGCCCGAAGAGATAGAAGANNNNNNNNNNNNNNNNNNNNNNNNNNNNNNNNNNNNNNNNNNNNNNNNNNNNNNNNNNNNNNNNNNNNNNNNNNNNNNNNNNNNNNNNNNNNNNNNNNNNNNNNNNNNNNNNNNNNNNNNNNNNNNNNNNNNNNNNNNNNNNNNNNNNNNNNNNNNNNNNNNNNNNNNNNNNNNNNNNNNNNNNNNNNNNNNNNNNNNNNNNNNNNNNNNNNNNNGAGGAAGCAGAAGAGCTCGAAGAGGTCGGGGAACTTGAGGCAGCCGAGGAACCTGAAGAGATAGAAGAGCTTGCCGAACTCGAGGGAACGGCCGAACCGGAAGAGCCCGCAGCAGCCGAAGCGCCGGAGGCCCTTACCGAGCCGGAGGAGCTCGAAGAGGTTGGGGAACTTGAGGCAGCCGAGGAGCCCGAAGAGATAGAAGAGCTTGCCGAACTTGAGGAGCCTGAAGCCCTTGAGGAAGTGGAAGAGCTCGAAGAGGTCGGGGAACTTGAGGCAGCCGAGGAACCTGAAGAGATAGAAGATCTTGCCGAACTTGAGGAGCCGGAAGCCCTCGAGGAAGCAGAGGAGCTCGAAGAGGTTGGGGAGCTCGAGACGGTCGAGGAACCTGAAGAGATAGAGGAGCTTGCCGAACTCGAGGAGCCGGAACCCCTCGAGGAAGCAGAAGAGCTCGAAGAGACCCGGGAAATACTAGAAGAAACCACTAACGCTGAGAAACCGGAAGATACGGCAGTTCCAGAGCGAGCGTCACTGTTGCTCACGGAATTAAAAAACTTGTCTGGTTTTGGAGAACGCGAGAAAATATTTGCTCGAAAAGAGTTGGAATCTCAGTTGGAGGACGCTTACTTTTCAGAAGTAGGTGGCTCCATATCCGATGGCGACCGGGATGGAGAGGTTCTGGACTTTCTCGAGCTGGTAGCCAGAAATGATGCCGAGGCCTCTGAGTTGGAGTATGTTTCGGGAGAACCCATACCGTTTGACCGGACCCGTATGTATGCAGGAGCCTTTTCCTATCAACCGGTACTCGGTTTTCTGGAAGCGGTCGGAGAAGAGAAGAGCGGTGGAAGGGAGAATGGTAGTATGGCCGATTTGTCGGATAAACATGGTGATTTCAAGAATCTGCCTGAAAAAGAGATGGAAGAGGCTGCCGATCTGGAAGGGCTTGAAGAACCCGAAGAGCTCGAAGAGATAGAGGAACTCGAAGAGATAGAAGAGTTAGAAGAGGTCGGGGAGCTTGAAGAGCTTGCTTCGGAACCGGAGAAAGGTGATTTCGGGCAGCTTAAGGAAGACAAACGGTTACGGCTTTATTGTCTTGGTGATTTGAGCAAAGCCGATGATAGGGAAGGGAATACCATCGCTTTGGAGGATGGGGTGTTTCAAATCGCCGATTCGCTTGTGAGAAATACTACCACCCGCAAGAATGACGAGCTTGGGGCCCTGGTGGGTGAGGTTCTTGCCGATGGTCGCCATGCTCCCGACAGTAGCCATGAGCCTTTTGTTTCGACAGGCGGTATCGATTCACTGTTCGGCGGCGAGGCTGTGATTCCGGAATTCGACGATATCGTCGAAGAGGGGGGAGGGGAGTTTCACAGAGATGACGCTCTTACGGCTCTACCCGAAGGTGTCTCGCTTTTTGATGATACCAGCTTTCTTTTAGACCGATACCTTTCTCGCTTTAAATCCGGAACCATCGGCCTGATGAAAGCTCTCATGAAAATATCCCAGAAGCTGGGGGCCATGTATGCGGCGCTCCTTGTTGAAAAGGAGACGGACTGGGAGATCGATTATTCGGTCGGCTTTAATAAAAAAAGCCTTGAGACATTTCGCTTTGATCATGACGAACCAATCGTAGCAGAGGTGTTTGCAAAACGCTTGTTTGCCACCTTTACTTCGGGAGCACAACTTTCCTCTTATTTTCATGAGAAGATGTGTGAGGATGACCGTCGCTATGCAAAGGGGATGATTTTTATTCCCGTCGTTTATGAGAGAAAAGCCTCATACCTTTTTGTAAGTTTGCGAAAACCAGAAGCGGGTATCGAATCGGTTGTTTCGAAGCTAAATCAGCTATAGCTTGACAACTGGGTAGGTTATCCTTACTATAAGCGGTAATCTGGAGTAGGAGGAGTCTAATGACTGTCGTATTGGCAATCGTTCTCCCCGTCTCCGGTTTGATTCTAGGTTGGACAATACGATGGCTGTATGCCAGATTCCAGCTTTCTTCTTCTGAACAGAAAGCTGAACGGGTAAAACAAGAGGCAGTCAAAGAAGCTGAAGCAAAGCGTAGGGAGTTGATTCTTGAGACAAAGGATGAACTACTTCGGGAAAGAAATCAGCAGGAACGAGAGTTCCGTGAAAGAAGAAATGAGTTGCAGCGACTGGAAAGGAGGTTGCTGCAGAAAGAGGAAAATCTAGAAAAAAAGCAGTCTGATCTGGATATCCAGAAACAGAAGCTTGCAGACCGGGACGGTAAGATACGGGAACGAGAAGTTTTCCTCGATGAGGAGGAACAGAAATGGAAGGCAGAGCTTGAAAGGGTTGCGGGAATTTCGTCCGACGAAGCGAAGCAGCTTATTATTCAGTCTCTGGAAAGTGAGGCCCGTCATGATGCGCAGGTTCTCATAAATAAGATTGAGCAGGAAGCTCAGACGCTTGCCGAGAGGCGGGCACGTGATATTATCGTAACCTCGATTCAAAGGATCGCAACAGATGTCAGTTCCGATGTGACAATCAGTTCTGTCAGCCTGCCCAACGATGAAATGAAGGGGCGGATCATTGGCCGCGAGGGGCGGAATATTCGGACCCTTGAAACCTTAACGGGGGTGGATATCATCATCGATGATACTCCCGAAGCGGTTGTTATTTCCTGTTTTGATCCCATCAGGAAGGAGATTGCGAAAGTTGCTCTCGAGCGACTTATTCAGGATGGGAGGATTCATCCTGCCCGAATAGAAGAGGTCGTGCTTAAGGTTACGAAAGAGATCAATCAGATCATTTTTGATGAGGGAGAAAAGGTCTTCTTTGACCTCGGTATCCACAATCTCAACCAAGAGGCCATACGGGCCCTGGGCCGGCTCTACTATCGGACCAGTTACGGCCAGAATGTGCTCAAACACTCAAAAGAGGTGGCTGTTCTTGCCGGGATGATTGCCGCGGAGATCGGTGCGGATCGGGAGATCGCCAAACGGGGTGGCTTGTTGCATGACATTGGGAAAGGGATTGAGACCGATAGCGACGGTAACCATGCCGAGCTGGGAGCGGAGTTGGCTCGCAAGCTTGGGGAGGATCCGCGGGTTATTAATTCGATTCTCAGCCACCATAACGATGTGGAACCCAATTGTGTCGAGTCTGTTATTGTTCAGATCGCCGATGCGATTTCCGCTTCAAGGCCCGGTGCACGAAGGGAAACCCTCAATAACTACATCAAGCGTTTGGAAAACCTTGAACAGCTTTCCGAAAGCTTTGAGGGGGTTGAAAAGGCGTATGCAATCCAGGCCGGGCGTGAGCTGCGCATTATGGTGAACCATGAGTCTGTGGATGATGATCGGGCCAAGGAACTGGCGAAAGATATCGCCAAGAAGATCGAGGCTGAGCTTCGTTATCCCGGAAGAATCAAGGTGACTATCATCCGTGAGACACGGGTAGTGGAATATGCCAGATAAGATTACGGTCCTGCTTCTCGGTGATGTCTTCGGCCAGCCGGGATGCAGGGCTCTTTTTGTTGGATTGAAATCTCTTGCAAAGGAGTGCCGTGCCGATCTTGTGGTCGTGAACGGTGAGAATGCTGCCGACGGTTTCGGAATTACTCCCGAGATCGCCGACAGGCTTTTTGCTTCCGGTGCCGATGTCCTTACCTCCGGTAACCACATATGGCAAAAGCGTGAAATTCTTCCCTTTCTCGACAGCCAGGAACGGATGCTTCGTCCCGGAAATTACCCTCCCGGGGTCCCGGGGCACGGGAGTTGTATTGTCGAGGTCAAAGGGGTAAAGGTCGGTGTGCTTAACCTTCAGGGGCGGCTTAGAATGGGTGATCTTGATTGTCCTTTTCGTGTCGGTGCCGATATGGTACGGAAGCTTCGTGAAAAGGCTAAGGTCATTGTAGTGGATTTTCATGCCGAGGCGCCCGAAGAGAAGGAGGCCCTTGCCTTTTATCTTGATGGCCAGGTTTCCTCGGTTACCGGAACCCATACCCATGTTCAGACCGCCGATGAGCGGATCTATCCTAAAGGCACGGCCTATATCTCCGATATTGGCATGACCGGTCCCGTTGACAGTGTTATCGGCTGCGACATGGAAATCTCTCTTCGTCGTTCGGCAACACAGATGCCCTTGAAAATGGAGGTTTCTGATACTCCCGCTGCTATTCAGGGCGTCAAGATTGAGATCGATGTCGCTTCGGGAAAGGCTTTGTCGATTGAACGGGTGGTAAAGCATTCTCTTGTCTAATTGTATTCAATGAAACGAATTCCGCTTCTCGCATTATTGAAAAAGCGATATCCCGATCTTGATGCGGATGATCTCTATGCCCGTATTGTCTGCGGTGAGGTTTTTATCGCTGAAGAGCGGATCAGCGATCCGAAACACTTGGTGCCTGCCGACAGCGTCCCTGCCTTTCGCGTCCGTCGCTTTGTTTCACGGGGCGGGGAAAAACTGGAGGAGGCAATACGTCGCCTGGGTATCGATGTTACGGGATTAATATTCGTCGATGCAGGGGCTTCTACCGGGGGGTTTACCGACTGTCTCTTATCCCGTGGTGCCGCCATAGTCCATGCCGTCGACGTTGGGTATAACCAGCTTGCCTACTCCTTGCGGAAAGACCCCCGGGTTATCGTCCATGAACGTACCAACATCATGGAGCTTGAGGCCCTGAATCCTGTGCCGGATGCTGCTGTTGCCGATCTGTCGTTTCGTTCCCTCAGGGGGGCTGCTTCTAAGATTCTTGCGCTCACCAGACTCGGCTGGGGGCTTGTGCTTTTTAAGCCGCAGTTTGAACGGGCTTCCGGTTTGCTTGACGGAGGGGAACGTACTTACCCTTTCGACGGTGTGGTCCGAAATAACGATGAGCGGCGGCATTTGCTTAACGAGTTGAAGAAGCGACTGTCCGAAGAGGGTATTGCAACTGCTGCGGCAATCGAATCTCCTGTTCCCGGCAGAAAGAAAGGAAACAGGGAGATTGTCCTCCTGATTCATCAAGGTGATGTCGCACCGCCTTGCTTTGATCCTCCTACTTGAATGAGTCCCGGCCAATGGGGTTCGCAATGGTAAGCCCTTCGGTGGCGATATAGTCCTTTTTCTTGCCATTGATGGTGATTTGGACCGATTTGACGGTGGAAAATTCCGTTGCGGTGTAGACTACCTGTTTCAGTGCCGCATTCGCGCCCTCGACACCAAATTCGTTAAAGGCGAAAGTTTCGGAGAAATCTACATAGGCGACCCCGTTTCTTACCATAACGGATCGTAGCGCCGTCCCTTCGGGGATCAAGGAAATCATTCCTTTGTTTAATTCCGCCGTCGTCAGCCCCTTCAATAGTGCTTCCAAGGTCCTTGTCAAGGGTGAAGATTCGTAATAGACGGGCCTTGTTACGTGTTGAAGGGCGATTTCTCCTGAATCGCCAACCATCACAAAGTAGAGAATCGAGGTCCGAAGCTTTTGTTCCACGAGAGGCTTTTCTGCCGGCTTTTCCTGTTCCGGTTCGTCCAGGTTTTCAACCGGTAGTTCTTTTTCAATAACCTCCGGTTCCTTTGGCCTTTCTTGGACTTGGTCGGAAGGCTCTATGGTCGGCCTTTCTTCGGCGGGCGGCTTTTCTTCCTCCGGGGAGATGCGCTTGACCTCCGGTTCCTTTGTATCCTTTTGTACCGTCTTCAAAAGGGTATCGAATCCTGTCGTCTCCAGAACGGAACTGATTCGTTCCCTGCTGAAAAGGAAGATCACGAGTGCCAATAAAATTAATGCTATCCAGAAGAGACAGCCTAAAGAGCTGTTTTTTTTACGTGCCATAGTACATTATCTATCGGCATCAATTGCCGTTGGTTTGACACCGAAGCCAAAACTCCGTATAGTTTTAGCTGCGATGAAAACGTTCAAAGGCATATCCGCCAGTCCCGGTATTGTTATTGGTAAGGTCTTTCTGTATGTCGATGATGCCGGTCAGATCCCTAAATATACGATTCCCGCAGATCAGGTAGATACGGAGCTCGAACGTTTTTTCGTGGCTGCTGGGAAGGCTGCTGAGGAGATACGGGATCTTCAGGCCAAGGCTTCTTTGACCATGCGGAAGGAAGAGAGTAAAATCCTCGATTCCCACGTTTTGATGCTGAGTGATCCGGAATTTACAAAGCGCATCGAAGAAAGTATCCGTTCTCAGCTATTGAATGCCGAATGGGTGCTCTATACGACCATTAATCAACTTGTGGAACCTCTCGAGAATTCCGCAGATACCTATTTACGCGAGCGAACCATTGATATTCGTGATGTTGCCAAGCGGGTTTACAATCATCTGCTCTACCGGGATCGGATCAATCTCTCCGATCTTGACCAGGAGGTGATCCTGGTTACCCACGATCTTCTGCCTTCCGATGCATTGGCCATGAACAAACAGTCGGTAAAGGGTATCGCAATGGATGCGGGAGGAAAGACAAGTCATACTGCTATTCTCGCTCGCTCCTTTGAGATCCCTGCGGTTCTGGGTCTCTCTTCGATAAGTAGTAGTGCCGCTACCGGAGATGCGATCATCATTGACGGTACTTCCGGTACTGTTTTGCTCAAGCCGGACCAGAAGACCCTCACGACCTATGAAAAGCGCATCAGGGCCTGGCAAAAACGTGAAGTTGAACTCTTGACATTAAATGAACTACCGGCCGAAACCAGAGACGGTAAACGAATTGTTCTGAAG encodes:
- the rny gene encoding ribonuclease Y, whose translation is MTVVLAIVLPVSGLILGWTIRWLYARFQLSSSEQKAERVKQEAVKEAEAKRRELILETKDELLRERNQQEREFRERRNELQRLERRLLQKEENLEKKQSDLDIQKQKLADRDGKIREREVFLDEEEQKWKAELERVAGISSDEAKQLIIQSLESEARHDAQVLINKIEQEAQTLAERRARDIIVTSIQRIATDVSSDVTISSVSLPNDEMKGRIIGREGRNIRTLETLTGVDIIIDDTPEAVVISCFDPIRKEIAKVALERLIQDGRIHPARIEEVVLKVTKEINQIIFDEGEKVFFDLGIHNLNQEAIRALGRLYYRTSYGQNVLKHSKEVAVLAGMIAAEIGADREIAKRGGLLHDIGKGIETDSDGNHAELGAELARKLGEDPRVINSILSHHNDVEPNCVESVIVQIADAISASRPGARRETLNNYIKRLENLEQLSESFEGVEKAYAIQAGRELRIMVNHESVDDDRAKELAKDIAKKIEAELRYPGRIKVTIIRETRVVEYAR
- a CDS encoding TIGR00282 family metallophosphoesterase, whose translation is MPDKITVLLLGDVFGQPGCRALFVGLKSLAKECRADLVVVNGENAADGFGITPEIADRLFASGADVLTSGNHIWQKREILPFLDSQERMLRPGNYPPGVPGHGSCIVEVKGVKVGVLNLQGRLRMGDLDCPFRVGADMVRKLREKAKVIVVDFHAEAPEEKEALAFYLDGQVSSVTGTHTHVQTADERIYPKGTAYISDIGMTGPVDSVIGCDMEISLRRSATQMPLKMEVSDTPAAIQGVKIEIDVASGKALSIERVVKHSLV
- a CDS encoding TlyA family RNA methyltransferase, translating into MKRIPLLALLKKRYPDLDADDLYARIVCGEVFIAEERISDPKHLVPADSVPAFRVRRFVSRGGEKLEEAIRRLGIDVTGLIFVDAGASTGGFTDCLLSRGAAIVHAVDVGYNQLAYSLRKDPRVIVHERTNIMELEALNPVPDAAVADLSFRSLRGAASKILALTRLGWGLVLFKPQFERASGLLDGGERTYPFDGVVRNNDERRHLLNELKKRLSEEGIATAAAIESPVPGRKKGNREIVLLIHQGDVAPPCFDPPT
- a CDS encoding GerMN domain-containing protein, whose protein sequence is MARKKNSSLGCLFWIALILLALVIFLFSRERISSVLETTGFDTLLKTVQKDTKEPEVKRISPEEEKPPAEERPTIEPSDQVQERPKEPEVIEKELPVENLDEPEQEKPAEKPLVEQKLRTSILYFVMVGDSGEIALQHVTRPVYYESSPLTRTLEALLKGLTTAELNKGMISLIPEGTALRSVMVRNGVAYVDFSETFAFNEFGVEGANAALKQVVYTATEFSTVKSVQITINGKKKDYIATEGLTIANPIGRDSFK